One segment of Erigeron canadensis isolate Cc75 chromosome 2, C_canadensis_v1, whole genome shotgun sequence DNA contains the following:
- the LOC122587925 gene encoding B3 domain-containing protein At1g05920-like, whose amino-acid sequence MERGPVVIDEQLKNFIVNEMNGSDIKLVIQKHLSYNDVSQELNRLTMPSEKLVTHDFLTYDESQVLATKNYDGIEVQLVGPTLQMYNQSISLRLWSMITASKHYVYVFKTNWYKFVTDNDELKPGTKIQVWSFRRNKHQLCFAVVCPDT is encoded by the coding sequence ATGGAGCGTGGGCCGGTGGTGATAGACGAGCAGTTGAAGAACTTCATCGTTAATGAGATGAACGGTTCAGACATCAAGTTGGTTATCCAAAAACACCTGTCGTACAATGACGTGAGTCAAGAACTGAATAGGTTAACCATGCCGAGTGAGAAACTCGTGACACATGACTTCTTGACATATGATGAAAGCCAAGTTCTCGCTACTAAGAACTATGACGGCATTGAGGTTCAACTGGTTGGGCCGACTCTGCAAATGTACAACCAAAGCATAAGCTTGAGGCTTTGGAGTATGATAACGGCCTCAAAGCATTACGTCTATGTGTTCAAAACCAACTGGTACAAGTTTGTGACAGATAATGATGAGTTAAAACCAGGCACAAAGATACAAGTTTGGTCGTTTCGTAGAAACAAGCATCAGTTGTGTTTCGCCGTTGTATGTCCTGATACATGA
- the LOC122588858 gene encoding ACT domain-containing protein ACR10-like — translation MGILNDDAVVIKESGDNTLITVNCPDKTGLGCDLCRIILLFGLSIAKGDVSTDGKWCYLVFWVVGKQTTRWDLLRERLLKVCPPCTPAMLEMFYFLPEFQQPKPPKVFLLKFWCTFDRKGLLHDVTKVLCELELTVKRVKVFTAPDGTVMDLLFVTDTRELLHTKNRQDETKSQLNAILGENMISFEIELAGHEVIATPQGSAFLPPAITDDMLGLEFVGTHMDGALISDCVSITVDNDLSPSHTVVHIVCQDHKGLIYDIMRTLKDYNIQISYGRFSAKPKERYEVDLFIMQADGRKIVDTEKQNILCSRLRMELVRPLRVEVTSRGPDTELFVANPAELAGKGRPLVFYDITLAITSLNIRIFSVEIARHKIHDREWEVYRLLLDEGDVALVPRSKIKECVVKNLMGW, via the exons ATGGGAATTCTTAATGATGATGCAGTTGTGATTAAAGAATCGGGAGACAACACTTTAATCACTGTTAACTGTCCTGATAAAACAGGCCTTGGCTGTGATTTGTGTAGAATTATTCTTCTCTTTGGTCTTAGTATTGCTAAAGGAg ATGTATCGACAGATGGGAAATGGTGTTACTTGGTTTTCTGGGTGGTTGGAAAGCAAACAACCAGGTGGGATTTATTGAGAGAAAGGCTACTTAAGGTATGCCCACCGTGCACCCCTGCAATGTTGGAAATGTTCTACTTCCTACCAGAGTTTCAGCAGCCAAAGCCACCTAAGGTTTTCCTATTGAAGTTCTGGTGTACCTTTGATCGAAAAGGCCTCTTACACG ATGTAACAAAAGTCCTCTGTGAGCTAGAGCTTACAGTTAAGCGAGTAAAAGTATTTACAGCTCCAGATGGGACAGTGATGGACCTTCTGTTTGTCACTGATACAAG AGAACTTCTTCATACTAAAAACCGTCAGGATGAAACGAAGAGTCAATTGAACGCTATTTTGGGAGAGAACATGATTAGTTTTGAGATTGAACTGGCAGGCCATGAGGTGATTGCTACCCCTCAAGGATCGGCATTTTTGCCGCCTGCTATCACAGATGACATGTTGGGTTTGGAATTCGTCGGTACCCACATGGACGGTGCACTCATCTCAGACTGTGTGTCCATTACAGTCGACAATGACCTTAGTCCTTCACACACAGTCGTTCATATTGTTTGTCAAGATCATAAAGGCTTGATCTATGATATCATGCGCACCTTAAAAGATTACAACATCCAG ATCTCATATGGACGATTCTCTGCAAAACCGAAAGAAAGATATGAAGTCGACTTGTTTATAATGCAAGCAGATGGAAGGAAGATAGTTGACACCGAGAAGCAGAATATACTTTGTTCCCGTTTAAGAATGGAGCTTGTTAGACCTCTACGAGTGGAAGTAACGAGCCGTGGTCCGGACACTGAGTTGTTTGTAGCTAATCCGGCAGAGTTAGCAGGAAAAGGCCGGCCGCTTGTGTTTTATGACATCACACTTGCCATAACAAGTCTCAACATACGCATCTTCTCG GTTGAGATTGCAAGACACAAGATTCACGATAGAGAATGGGAAGTCTATCGGCTTCTACTTGATGAAGGGGATGTGGCTTTAGTGCCTAGGAGCAAGATCAAAGAGTGTGTTGTCAAGAACTTAATGGGATGGTAA